In a single window of the Drosophila subpulchrella strain 33 F10 #4 breed RU33 chromosome X, RU_Dsub_v1.1 Primary Assembly, whole genome shotgun sequence genome:
- the LOC119558340 gene encoding uncharacterized protein LOC119558340, translating into MSDEQIPNFQPLVSEENDENSGNMTVDRPMSPPPEEIVEAIEVVEDSPLLPEPEAPISAPRRSARIAHRNTTRKELQDSSSSSEPKTNSRKPKTGKVQKPRWARSGKQV; encoded by the exons ATGAGCGACGAACAAATTCCG AATTTTCAGCCTTTGGTGTCCGAGGAAAATGATGAAAACTCTGGTAATATGACTGTAGATCGACCAATGTCACCACCACCGGAAGAAATTGTGGAGGCTATAGAAGTGGTTGAAGACTCGCCTTTATTACCCGAACCAGAAGCTCCGATATCCGCGCCTCGAAGGAGCGCCAGAATCGCTCATCGTAATACAACTCGTAAGGAGCTTCAAGACAGCTCAAGCTCAAGCGAGCCGAAGACAAATTCCAGAAAACCCAAAACAGGAAAGGTGCAGAAACCGAGATGGGCTCGATCTGGTAAACAAGTATAG